In one window of Camelina sativa cultivar DH55 chromosome 15, Cs, whole genome shotgun sequence DNA:
- the LOC104748523 gene encoding uncharacterized protein LOC104748523 — protein MEAWFAVEDGWSHPTEKNEKGDLVLKHRKKWTAEEKAESKHNSQALSVIFKSLPRDIFNQVQGCDAAKEAWDILVVTFEGTSRVKRTRLDNLASDFENLHMTETESVAEYSSRLSGIAQEAVVLGKRYKDKKLVKKFLRSLPDKFQPHRSAIDVSLNSDELKYNQVVGMMQAFEIQLKKKEKINEKSFALKAIEEQKIAESQEVADEEKVGLLVKKYFRKMERGQRKGTSSVLKSDTDKEIRKGDKQEQLCAECEGFGHYKSECPNNKRKNSLQCYGCKGYGHTKFDCPSRENKQKYYITWSESNSDEEVGKGEVLNSFLALLGVIEEDEEDYVVLETKDVDEKVNSDSEGEEGDLSVEDQIELLIKTVVQKTQDNTQLTSERDTLQLHVAMISKELSEEKAKTLRLEKQLDEQLKNIRMLNKGTKDLDTLLSTGRSSNLKWGLGYQGTNTNPTTKFVKGVESEPELKERKFSQTTRRCDQVPVNPNSRNPRMVVFPEFQNRVSNLMQRRGFFPAVRRNTQEYVRKDDLYYHVAFTAEKTEVDQAKWYFDSGCSRHMTGARDNLSHLEGVAGGRVTFGDGGKGTIRGKGTTGGYSQPHLKDVFLVEGLKANLISISQLCDEGLDVTFTKKGCKAVDQQGSIRLRGRRSELWHQKLGHLNIRTMMKLANQEVMRGIPKLKGDPQFICGPCNKGKQVKTSHGPVTDVRTSHALQLVHMDLMGPIQIKSEKCSIQAIRSDHGGEFQNDKFDQFCGNQGIDQLGKFDSKSDEGIFLGYSGHNTAFRVYNKRTRSVQETVNVVFDDTSFQRIDMVPVLSDKDLVTDDEKSEQASGSVSDHASTGLSTDELPPSSQVHRNHSSDDVIGAIQGVELPGANRLTLLSWLEGNRRL, from the exons TGGTCTCATCCGACGGAGAAAAATGAGAAGGGAGACTTGGTGCTTAAGCACAGGAAGAAATGGACGGCCGAAGAAAAAGCGGAGTCCAAACATAACTCACAGGCTCTGTCAGTTATCTTCAAGTCTTTGCCTAGGGACATTTTCAATCAAGTTCAAGGATGTGACGCGGCCAAGGAAGCATGGGACATTCTGGTAGTCACGTTTGAAGGCACAAGTAGGGTCAAACGTACAAGGTTGGACAATCTTGCTTCGGATTTTGAAAACTTGCACATGACAGAGACTGAGTCAGTTGCTGAGTATAGCAGTCGTCTGAGTGGTATTGCACAAGAAGCTGTAGTTCTGGGTAAACGCTACAAGGACAAGAAGCTGGTGAAGAAATTTCTCAGAAGTTTGCCAGACAAGTTTCAACCACACAGGTCTGCTATTGATGTTTCACTGAATTCTGATGAGCTCAAGTACAATCAAGTAGTTGGGATGATGCAGGCATTTGAGatacagctgaagaagaaggaaaagataaaTGAGAAATCATTTGCTCTCAAAGCCATTGAGGAACAGAAGATTGCAGAGTCTCAGGAAgttgcagatgaagaaaaagtcgGCTTGCTGGTTAAGAAATACTTTCGCAAGATGGAAAGAGGTCAGCGGAAGGGAACATCATCGGTCTTGAAATCTGATACTGATAAGGAGATCAGGAAGGGTGACAAGCAAGAACAACTGTGTGCTGAATGTGAGGGTTTTGGGCATTACAAGTCTGAATGTCCAAACAACAAACGGAAGAACTCTTTGCAATGCTATGGATGTAAGGGTTACGGTCACACTAAGTTTGATTGTCCTTCACGAGAAAACAAGCAGAAGTACTACATCACTTGGAGTGAAAGCAACTCAGATGAAGAGGTCGGCAAAGGAGAGGTTCTTAACAGCTTCCTTGCACTGCTAGGTGtcattgaggaagatgaagaagattatgTGGTGCTTGAAACCAAGGACGTAGATGAGAAGGTGAATTCTGATtcagaaggagaagagggaGATTTGTCAGTAGAAGATCAGATAGAGCTTCTCATCAAGACGGTGGTTCAGAAGACTCAAGACAACACACAATTAACTTCTGAGAGAGATACCTTACAGCTTCATGTTGCCATGATCTCTAAAGAATTAAGTGAAGAAAAGGCAAAGACTCTGCGACTTGAGAAGCAGTTAGATGAACAGCTGAAGAATATCAGGATGCTGAATAAAGGAACCAAAGATCTGGATACACTGCTGAGTACTGGAAGATCCAGCAATCTGAAGTGGGGTCTGGGTTACCAAGGAACAAACACCAACCCAACCACTAAATTCGTCAAAGGAGTGGAGTCTGAACCAGAGCTGAAGGAGAGGAAGTTCTCTCAAACGACTAGAAGGTGTGATCAGGTTCCTGTGAATCCGAATTCAAGAAACCCAAGGATGGTGGTGTTTCCTGAG TTCCAGAATCGTGTGTCTAACCTTATGCAACGTCGTGGGTTTTTTCCAGCTGTAAGGAGAAACACACAGGAGTATGTCAGGAAAGATGATCTCTACTATCATGTGGCTTTCACAGCAGAAAAAACAGAGGTTGATCAGGCCAAGTGGTATTTTGACAGTGGTTGCTCCAGGCATATGACTGGTGCCCGTGATAATCTATCACATCTAGAAGGTGTTGCTGGAGGGAGAGTTACTTTTGGTGATGGAGGAAAGGGTACAATCCGAGGAAAAGGCACAACTGGTGGTTATTCTCAACCACATCTTAAGGATGTCTTTCTGGTCGAAGGGTTGAAGGCTAATCTGATAAGTATCAGTCAGTTGTGTGATGAAGGTCTGGATGTCACATTCACCAAGAAGGGGTGCAAGGCTGTGGATCAACAAGGGTCAATACGACTTAGAGGCAGAAGATCTG AACTGTGGCACCAGAAGCTTGGTCATCTCAACATTCGCACAATGATGAAATTGGCTAATCAAGAGGTTATGCGTGGAATTCCAAAGCTGAAAGGTGATCCACAGTTCATATGTGGTCCTTGCAACAAAGGCAAGCAAGTCAAGACGTCTCATGGGCCTGTGACAGATGTTCGCACTAGTCATGCACTCCAGTTAGTACATATGGATCTGATGGGTCCAATTCAA attaaaagtgaaaaatgttCAATCCAAGCTATTAGGAGTGATCATGGAGGAGAGTTTCAGAATGACAAGTTTGATCAATTCTGCGGAAATCAGGGCATT GATCAGTTGGGTAAATTTGACTCAAAGAGTGATGAAGGGATCTTTCTTGGTTACTCCGGACACAACACTGCTTTTCGTGTCTACAACAAACGCACAAGATCAGTTCAGGAAACAGtaaatgttgtttttgatgataCTTCGTTTCAACGAATTGATATGGTGCCTGTTCTCTCTGACAAGGATCTGGTAACTGATGATGAGAAGTCTGAGCAAGCCTCTGGGAGTGTGAGTGATCATGCCAGCACTGGATTGTCAACAGACGagcttcctccatcttctcAGGTCCATCGGAATCACTCCTCAGACGATGTTATCGGTGCGATTCAGGGGGTAGAGTTACCAGGGGCAAACAGATTGACTTTGCTCAGCTGGCTGGAAGGAAACAGAAGACTGTAG